CATACACCTCGCTCGGCGGCGGACGGCGATACACCACAACGTCATCGTCAGGCCCCTGCAGGCGCCGCGGCGGCTTGCGATCGACCCGCTTGGGCGGGACAGGATCGACGTTCCTGGCCGGCGCATCGACCTTCTTCAACTGCGGCTGCGGCGCCGGCTGAATGTTGCAGGGACATGTCAGCGCAACGTTTTGCGCGGCCGCGCCCGCGCCCGCGACGGCGGGGGCGGTGTCGGGGCGGTTGCGCAGCCGCCCTTCCAGCTTGCGCGCCGTCGCGGTGAGATCGCTGTCGGGGAATTGCGCAAGGAAGCCGCGATAGCCGGCTGCGGTGTTGACGATGACCGCCTTGTTCCATGCCACCATCCGAACGTGACGGTTGAGCCAGTCGCGCGCCAGCATACCGAGCGGCGTCTGCGCATAGAGGCCTGCGAAAGCTTCATAAGCCTCGTCGGTGCCGTCGGCCACGATCATCTCGTTGGCGGCCTCGACCGGCTTGCCTTTGAGGTCGCGCGTCCATTCAGCCACGGTCTTCCTGGTCTCGGCCAGCTTCGGACCGGCGACCGCAGGACCGGAAAACCGGAAATCCTCGGTAAGCGACGAACTGTCCCACGGCGTCTGCCGCCCGTCGGTGGCCTTGTTCACCGCCAACCGCACCCGCTTGAAGGTTTCCTCGATCGGAATCCCCGTCTCCTTGCCGGCGCTGAGCAGCGCGCTCGTATACGGGCTATTGGCGCCGCTGCCGTCCTCGGCGACCGCGCCCGGCGATGTCGAGAATGACAGGAACGTTCCGGGCGCGCCGATCTTGGCATCGACAATGGCAAGGCCGCCGCCCGAAGTCTTGTTGATGTCGGGGAACGGATTGTTGCGGCAGGCATCGAGCATCAGGATGCGCATCTTGCTCGGCACCGACGTCAGCGTATTCAGGATGTCGTTGAGGCGCACCGCCTGGATCGGAATGTCGGCTTCGCGCTTCGGATCGACATCGACGGGGACCAGATAATTCTCGCCGTCGATCTGCAGACCATGGCCGGCATAAAATACCAGCGCGACGGTGTCGGCCCCCTTGGCCGCGACCTTTCCGGCAAATTCGCTGACCTGTTGCCGCATCTCGTTTTGCGAAAGATCGGCAGCCGTCGAAACCTCAAAGCCGGAATCGGTCAGCATCTGCGTGACCGCCTTGGCGTCATTGGCCGGATTGGGCAGCGCCGGAACCGAACGATAGGCAGACTGGCCGATCACCAGCGCGAGGCGGTTTTCGGCGAAGGCAGAGCCTGCGGCCAGAAGCATCGACGCGGATACCGTCAGTTTCAGCAGCGTGTGACCGAGCATCAGACCACCTCCCGGCAATGCAGGCTTGAAATTGGTCACGCGCTGAAAGCGAAAGGTTCAAGCAAGCGGCGCCGTGTGAGGCCGCGGCAGCGCTCAATTCAACGGCGATACTGTCGCAGGCGCAACGTGCCGCGATTCCGGGAGGTTATTTCGGCTTCTTGGCGGGTTCTGGCGGGCGCGCGACGCCCCAGGGATCGTATTTTTCCTTGGGCTCGGGAATTCTTTCCAGTGCCGCCTTGTAGGCTTTGTCGTCGACCACGGGTTTATCGACCTTCTTCTTTTCCTCGTCGTGTGGCCGCCTCGCCTGGGCGTTCGCAGCCGTCGTCAGCAACGCCAGCATGACAGCCGCAATCGTGAAGGTCTTCATGGCGCTACTCTCCGATATCCCGCTCGAACATCTACCCTGCCCCGCGATGATGGCAATCCCGGGCTCGGCTTTGTGATGTAACATAGCCTGTCCCAGCACCCCCTGTCCGGGGTAAAAAGCCCGCGATGCGGCGGGACATCGTTCACATAGCGCTGACGGCGGGCGGGGCACTGTGGCTTGCGGGGTGCGGCATGGCCGACGTTCGCTCGCCGGTGCCTGAATTCATGCGCGCCAAGGCCCCCGAACCTGCCCCGCTTGAATCGCCACCCGACGTCAAACGGCTGCTGGGTGAAAAACTAGACGCCGTTTTTACGTCGGCGTCGCATCCGGAGCATGTCCGCGTCTCCGAGCCGCGACACAATCTGCGCGGCCCGGGCTGGACGGCATGCGTCAAGGCCGAACTGACGTCGGTGATCGGCAAGCCGCTGGGTACGCAGACCTACCGGATCACGATCGCCGACGGCGTGATTTCAGATCGCCGGCAGGTCGAGGCCGAGGACACCTGCATGATCGAAAGCTACGACCCGATCTAGCCTCGCGCGCTCGGGCAAAACCCGCTCCGCTCGCGGATGATCAGCGACGGCCGGTTGCCACGACTAGATGCTGAACGAGCGGTTAACACGACCGCTCAAATTCGAGCTTCGTCCCAACGGCATTTTCCACTTCTCTCGGCTAACGTCGCCTGTGAACGCGATGCAGGCAAGCGGCACTGCGGTGCCGGCTGCGCGACAATCGCGAACGGGGATTTGGGGAAGTGGCCGAGATTGCGGAATCAGCCGGGGTTCGCCGCGCATCGATCAGGGATGCCGACCGCGCATTTGTGCCGGCCGCAGCCGTCGCCGGTGCGCTGACGCCGCTTGCGGATGTTTCCGCGGCCGCCTGGCGTGCGCTTTCCGAATGCACCGCCGAACCGAACGGCTATTATCTGCCGGATTGGGAATTGGCGGTGAATGCTTCCGCGAACGGCCGCAGCGGCGCCGCCGCGCTCAGCGCGTGGGGCGATACGTCCCAATTGATCGGGCTGATGCCCGTGATTTCGATGTGGCAGGCCTATAAGATTCCCCTGCCCGCTTTGGTCAGCGCCGATCCCTACGGCTCGCTGTCGACGCCGCCGCTTGATCGTGACCTCGCGCGAGAGGCAGCCGCCGGCCTTCTGCAGCAGGCACGGCGAGCCGGCGCCCATGCGCTGATCCTGCGCGACATGTCGCTCGACGGCGCTGCCATGAAATCCTTCGCGGAAATCCTGCGGCAGGACGGCATGCGGCCGCGCGTGCTGCAGTCGCATGTCCGCGCCTGTCTCGACGCCAGCACCGATGCCGATGAATTGCTGCGGGAGGCGTTGGGCCCCAAGAAATTGAAGGAACTGCGGCGCCAGCGCAACCGCCTCGCCGAGCACGGCGCCATCCGGTTCGACGTCGCGCGCGGATCCGGAGATATCGCAGCGGCGCTCGAAACCTTCCTGACGCTGGAAGCCAGCGGCTGGAAGGGCCAGCGCGGCACGGCGCTCGGACAGCACGCCGGCGATGCGGCCTTTATCCGTCGCGCCACCCTGGCGCTCGCAGAGACGGGGCAATGCGAGATCGTGACACTGCGCGCCGGTGACACGGTGGTGGCATCCGCGATCGTGCTGCGCCATCAGGATCGCGCCTTCTACTTCAAGCTCGGCGTCGACGAGCGTTTCGCGAAATTCTCGCCGGGCGTGC
The Bradyrhizobium sp. KBS0727 genome window above contains:
- a CDS encoding GNAT family N-acetyltransferase; translation: MAEIAESAGVRRASIRDADRAFVPAAAVAGALTPLADVSAAAWRALSECTAEPNGYYLPDWELAVNASANGRSGAAALSAWGDTSQLIGLMPVISMWQAYKIPLPALVSADPYGSLSTPPLDRDLAREAAAGLLQQARRAGAHALILRDMSLDGAAMKSFAEILRQDGMRPRVLQSHVRACLDASTDADELLREALGPKKLKELRRQRNRLAEHGAIRFDVARGSGDIAAALETFLTLEASGWKGQRGTALGQHAGDAAFIRRATLALAETGQCEIVTLRAGDTVVASAIVLRHQDRAFYFKLGVDERFAKFSPGVQLTLDLTRHLCADPSVRLVDSTASPDHPMIDPIWRGRLAIGDVLIPLRRRDPVVALIHAALGLRKALRVSARYLVRLIRKHRKKSA
- a CDS encoding caspase family protein, encoding MLGHTLLKLTVSASMLLAAGSAFAENRLALVIGQSAYRSVPALPNPANDAKAVTQMLTDSGFEVSTAADLSQNEMRQQVSEFAGKVAAKGADTVALVFYAGHGLQIDGENYLVPVDVDPKREADIPIQAVRLNDILNTLTSVPSKMRILMLDACRNNPFPDINKTSGGGLAIVDAKIGAPGTFLSFSTSPGAVAEDGSGANSPYTSALLSAGKETGIPIEETFKRVRLAVNKATDGRQTPWDSSSLTEDFRFSGPAVAGPKLAETRKTVAEWTRDLKGKPVEAANEMIVADGTDEAYEAFAGLYAQTPLGMLARDWLNRHVRMVAWNKAVIVNTAAGYRGFLAQFPDSDLTATARKLEGRLRNRPDTAPAVAGAGAAAQNVALTCPCNIQPAPQPQLKKVDAPARNVDPVPPKRVDRKPPRRLQGPDDDVVVYRRPPPSEVYEPGPPVGIGIGIGIGGGYGGGQYGGGNYGGVGRSRGGY